In a single window of the Necator americanus strain Aroian chromosome X, whole genome shotgun sequence genome:
- a CDS encoding hypothetical protein (NECATOR_CHRX.G21430.T1), producing MRYIVSVDIGTTTIRACLYDEKCRLVETCSDKIRVEISGEREVRVEIDPDILFNQFVNVVSSVLQRCKKSDKVSLALCTQRNSFLCWDKTTNETLTKIICWSDGRARATCTRWNKSFTMKALNTAGAILYFFTRQPRFMAARMLKFLSAMVSHRVMVTIEQSEEMKYLLEKDQLGFGCLDTWLLLKLTDGKVHVAEASNYSSSGMFDPFLNDYNRVILRIIGFPMIILPPLVDTADSTPLGFVAQRFFSRTIPIHAVIADQQSALYGSGGWCRGDVKISLGTGTFVDLNTGSSIHASMNGLYPLVGWRLNNKPTFVAEGNDHDTAVVLKWAQSIGLFTNVSDTANMARSVPNSNGVLFVPAFGGLQTPINDDTACCGFLGIRPDTTKAHMVRAILESIAFRVYQIFETMRAEVQILDKPRIRICGGVAANDFICETIASLTGNEILRMKDGGFVASRGAALLAGFAQGVWDQSELECMIEIDFCFIPSDEDSSNMRKAYELWLKAVQRCSKFYEP from the exons GTGCAGACTGGTGGAGACGTGCTCAGATAAG ataCGAGTGGAAATTTCTGGTGAACGAGAAGTTCGAGTTGAAATTGATCctgatattttatttaatcaaTTTGTGAATGTTGTCTCCAGCGTGC tgcaaCGATGTAAGAAGTCAGATAAGGTGTCATTAGCATTATGTACTCAACGgaactcttttctttgttgggaTAA AACTACTAATGAAACATTGACAAAAATCATTTGTTGGAGTGATGGTCGAGCAAGGGCTACTTGTACACGATGGAATAAGTCATTTACAATGAAG gctTTGAATACTGCCGGTGcgatattgtattttttcactcGTCAACCTCGATTTATGGCTGCTAGAATGTTAAAATTTCTCAGTGCTATGGTATCTCATCGTGTTATGGTTACGATAGAACAG tccgaagaaatgaaatatttactTGAAAAGGATCAGCTGGGTTTTGGTTGTCTGGATACATGGCTTCTACTTAAACTCACCGATGGAAAAGTACATGTTGCTGAAGCGTCGAATTATTCTTCAAGTGGCATGTTTGATCCTTTCCTG AATGATTACAACCGTGTGATTTTGCGAATAATTGGTTTTCCAATGATTATATTACCACCGTTAGTTGACACAGCCGATTCGACACCGTTAGGTTTCGTTGCCCAACGATTCTTTTCACGGACTATTCCAATCCATGCAGTG aTAGCTGACCAACAATCTGCTCTTTATGGCAGTGGAGGATGGTGCCGAGGGGATGTTAAG ATCTCATTAGGTACGGGAACATTCGTGGATTTAAATACAGGCAGTAGTATCCATGCATCAATGAATG GATTGTATCCTTTGGTTGGATGGCGACTTAACAATAAGCCCACTTTTGTAGCTGAAGGTAATGATCATGATACTGCTGTGGTCCTGAAATGGGCTCAAAGTATAG gTCTTTTTACCAATGTAAGCGATACAGCAAATATGGCGCGATCAGTCCCGAATTCAAATGGGGTTTTGTTTGTGCCTGCATTTGGAG GACTCCAAACCCCTATAAATGACGACACCGCTTGCTGCGGTTTCCTTGGTATACGTCCGGATACCACAAAAGCCCATAT GGTTAGAGCAATCCTGGAATCAATCGCGTTCCGGGTTTATCAGATATTTGAAACCATGAGAGCAGAAGTGCAAATTCTAGACAAGCCAAGGATCAG GATTTGCGGTGGAGTGGCTGCTAACGATTTTATATGCGAAACAATTGCGTCATTAACTGGTAACGAGATACTTCGAATGAAAGATGGTGGTTTTGTCGCGTCACGTGGTGCAGCTCTCCTGGCTGGATTTGCGCAAG GTGTATGGGATCAATCCGAGCTTGAATGCATGATCGAGATTGATTTCTGCTTTATTCCATCCGATGAAGACTCATCTAACATGCGGAAAGCATATGAGTTATGGTTAAAAGCGGTGCAACGTTGCTCAAAATTCTATGAACCGTAA
- a CDS encoding hypothetical protein (NECATOR_CHRX.G21430.T2) — MRYIVSVDIGTTTIRACLYDEKCRLVETCSDKIRVEISACVMQRCKKSDKVSLALCTQRNSFLCWDKTTNETLTKIICWSDGRARATCTRWNKSFTMKALNTAGAILYFFTRQPRFMAARMLKFLSAMVSHRVMVTIEQSEEMKYLLEKDQLGFGCLDTWLLLKLTDGKVHVAEASNYSSSGMFDPFLNDYNRVILRIIGFPMIILPPLVDTADSTPLGFVAQRFFSRTIPIHAVIADQQSALYGSGGWCRGDVKISLGTGTFVDLNTGSSIHASMNGLYPLVGWRLNNKPTFVAEGNDHDTAVVLKWAQSIGLFTNVSDTANMARSVPNSNGVLFVPAFGGLQTPINDDTACCGFLGIRPDTTKAHMVRAILESIAFRVYQIFETMRAEVQILDKPRIRICGGVAANDFICETIASLTGNEILRMKDGGFVASRGAALLAGFAQGVWDQSELECMIEIDFCFIPSDEDSSNMRKAYELWLKAVQRCSKFYEP, encoded by the exons GTGCAGACTGGTGGAGACGTGCTCAGATAAG ataCGAGTGGAAATTTCTG CGTGCGTAA tgcaaCGATGTAAGAAGTCAGATAAGGTGTCATTAGCATTATGTACTCAACGgaactcttttctttgttgggaTAA AACTACTAATGAAACATTGACAAAAATCATTTGTTGGAGTGATGGTCGAGCAAGGGCTACTTGTACACGATGGAATAAGTCATTTACAATGAAG gctTTGAATACTGCCGGTGcgatattgtattttttcactcGTCAACCTCGATTTATGGCTGCTAGAATGTTAAAATTTCTCAGTGCTATGGTATCTCATCGTGTTATGGTTACGATAGAACAG tccgaagaaatgaaatatttactTGAAAAGGATCAGCTGGGTTTTGGTTGTCTGGATACATGGCTTCTACTTAAACTCACCGATGGAAAAGTACATGTTGCTGAAGCGTCGAATTATTCTTCAAGTGGCATGTTTGATCCTTTCCTG AATGATTACAACCGTGTGATTTTGCGAATAATTGGTTTTCCAATGATTATATTACCACCGTTAGTTGACACAGCCGATTCGACACCGTTAGGTTTCGTTGCCCAACGATTCTTTTCACGGACTATTCCAATCCATGCAGTG aTAGCTGACCAACAATCTGCTCTTTATGGCAGTGGAGGATGGTGCCGAGGGGATGTTAAG ATCTCATTAGGTACGGGAACATTCGTGGATTTAAATACAGGCAGTAGTATCCATGCATCAATGAATG GATTGTATCCTTTGGTTGGATGGCGACTTAACAATAAGCCCACTTTTGTAGCTGAAGGTAATGATCATGATACTGCTGTGGTCCTGAAATGGGCTCAAAGTATAG gTCTTTTTACCAATGTAAGCGATACAGCAAATATGGCGCGATCAGTCCCGAATTCAAATGGGGTTTTGTTTGTGCCTGCATTTGGAG GACTCCAAACCCCTATAAATGACGACACCGCTTGCTGCGGTTTCCTTGGTATACGTCCGGATACCACAAAAGCCCATAT GGTTAGAGCAATCCTGGAATCAATCGCGTTCCGGGTTTATCAGATATTTGAAACCATGAGAGCAGAAGTGCAAATTCTAGACAAGCCAAGGATCAG GATTTGCGGTGGAGTGGCTGCTAACGATTTTATATGCGAAACAATTGCGTCATTAACTGGTAACGAGATACTTCGAATGAAAGATGGTGGTTTTGTCGCGTCACGTGGTGCAGCTCTCCTGGCTGGATTTGCGCAAG GTGTATGGGATCAATCCGAGCTTGAATGCATGATCGAGATTGATTTCTGCTTTATTCCATCCGATGAAGACTCATCTAACATGCGGAAAGCATATGAGTTATGGTTAAAAGCGGTGCAACGTTGCTCAAAATTCTATGAACCGTAA
- a CDS encoding hypothetical protein (NECATOR_CHRX.G21431.T1), whose amino-acid sequence MGRKPGLGEDFDIERFVADDGMQIVGTLYGRIQKECDRSKLPPSHCHRMVSKAVKKIVDEKIFEYQMIICG is encoded by the coding sequence ATGGGAAGGAAGCCGGGTctcggagaagattttgataTCGAACGTTTTGTGGCCGATGATGGAATGCAAATAGTTGGGACGCTTTATGGACGTATTCAAAAGGAATGCGACAGATCAAAGCTGCCGCCGTCCCACTGCCACCGAATGGTGTCAAAAGCGGTGAAGAAAATCGTTgacgagaaaatttttgaatatcaaATGATAATCTGTGGCTAG